Proteins found in one Mycoplasmopsis citelli genomic segment:
- a CDS encoding Mbov_0401 family ICE element transposase-like protein: MQNSSEKNINFIIKATEKAFFEDEKKFLNSQERINLGWNVHQIKTRIIKTSVGILHLKRYFYIDKKGKYHYYQNPNFDIPYNKNIDDTVIQKTINLKKEGNSNRAICQSEFNNMISLQTVTNITKSQQQIQKINFKCSSSLNETLYLEVDDTFLNLRNNHNKVSKNRARVLVLHKGKDKNNKIIDKTTVVKIDLVNSNNSINKEFINAIKKVIFTHYANNYKQIVMYGDGAPFMRRLAKALNAEYILDWFHVVRKLFILCGFDKYNTENKRLFMSFLIKNHQSLFQLLRKLLIKGEWKQVINLLEIEFKNNWDKVSSKKKKLFEDYKKYLKNNGEFITKYEEKYHIGSHTEAFISHQIKKHGTKKFSIYGINFFKTILISNLKDNENLIFL; this comes from the coding sequence ATGCAAAATTCTAGTGAAAAAAATATAAATTTTATAATTAAAGCAACCGAAAAAGCTTTTTTTGAAGACGAAAAAAAGTTTCTGAATTCACAAGAACGCATTAATTTAGGATGAAATGTTCATCAAATTAAAACTAGAATAATTAAAACATCTGTGGGAATTCTACACCTAAAAAGATACTTTTATATAGATAAAAAAGGTAAATATCACTACTATCAAAATCCTAATTTTGATATTCCTTATAATAAAAATATTGATGATACAGTAATTCAAAAAACGATAAATTTGAAAAAAGAAGGCAATTCCAATCGTGCAATTTGTCAATCTGAATTTAATAATATGATTAGTTTGCAAACAGTTACTAATATTACAAAAAGCCAACAACAAATACAAAAAATTAATTTTAAATGTTCTTCTTCTCTTAATGAAACCCTTTATTTAGAAGTAGATGATACCTTTTTAAATCTCAGAAATAATCATAATAAAGTCAGTAAAAATCGTGCTAGAGTTTTAGTTTTACATAAAGGAAAAGACAAAAATAATAAAATTATTGACAAAACAACTGTAGTTAAAATTGATTTAGTCAACTCAAATAATAGCATAAATAAAGAATTTATTAATGCTATTAAAAAGGTAATTTTTACTCATTATGCTAATAATTATAAGCAAATTGTAATGTATGGTGATGGAGCTCCGTTTATGAGAAGGCTTGCTAAAGCACTCAATGCAGAGTATATTTTAGATTGATTTCATGTGGTTCGCAAGCTCTTTATACTCTGTGGATTTGACAAATATAACACCGAAAACAAACGTCTTTTTATGAGTTTTTTGATTAAAAATCACCAAAGTTTATTTCAATTATTAAGAAAATTATTAATTAAAGGAGAGTGAAAACAAGTGATAAATTTACTTGAAATTGAGTTCAAAAATAATTGAGACAAAGTATCAAGTAAGAAGAAAAAACTCTTTGAAGATTATAAAAAATACCTTAAAAATAACGGTGAATTTATTACAAAGTATGAAGAAAAATATCATATTGGTTCTCACACAGAAGCATTTATTTCTCATCAAATTAAAAAACACGGAACGAAAAAATTTTCTATTTATGGAATAAATTTTTTTAAAACAATTTTAATTTCTAACCTTAAAGATAATGAAAATTTGATTTTTCTTTAA
- a CDS encoding Mbov_0400 family ICE element protein, protein MWKIFLRINSEISDQIRTVSFKDDGIEILKPSNFKKRIKWPHNRPLVVFYHKNNVYFLNIRSSEITLENGDKKARTKFNFEHEFINRDGEKSLADTSNIMVMKKDEFKLLYDESEINNLNQLNFEDVKQIISMLYYNFVEDADAKATYQKITLNTKEPSLKSEIIFSTVKHHGNFLDPKIAWYYNEDLINLLVDLRKQSKDVIDYWLKNNKKISDEYESKWKKNE, encoded by the coding sequence ATGTGAAAAATATTTTTAAGAATAAACAGTGAAATTTCAGATCAAATTCGCACAGTATCTTTTAAAGATGATGGTATTGAAATTTTAAAACCTTCTAATTTTAAAAAGAGAATTAAATGGCCTCATAATCGTCCTTTAGTTGTTTTTTATCATAAAAATAATGTTTACTTTTTAAATATTCGTTCATCTGAAATAACATTGGAAAATGGTGATAAAAAAGCAAGAACTAAATTTAATTTTGAACATGAATTTATCAATAGAGATGGAGAAAAAAGCTTAGCAGACACATCAAATATTATGGTAATGAAAAAAGATGAATTTAAATTGTTATATGATGAAAGTGAAATAAATAATTTGAATCAATTGAATTTTGAAGACGTGAAACAAATTATTTCAATGTTATACTACAATTTTGTCGAAGATGCAGATGCTAAAGCAACATATCAGAAAATAACATTAAACACTAAAGAACCTTCTTTAAAAAGTGAAATTATCTTCTCAACAGTAAAACACCACGGGAACTTTTTGGACCCAAAAATAGCTTGATATTATAATGAAGATTTAATAAATCTGCTTGTTGATTTAAGAAAACAAAGTAAAGACGTTATTGATTATTGGTTAAAAAATAATAAAAAAATATCAGACGAATATGAATCAAAATGAAAAAAGAATGAATAG
- a CDS encoding Mbov_0399 family ICE element protein: MKKINKFLPLIVAPTTIFSIIGVSAIGNSENGVYETTFDEIISRQNKENTSFDKWSLSNHFYDERNNINWKTIAKNLFVGTDFIFKGEKHNKTNIFKPSNYTKYYWDPFDAWYPYGTYEESRNNILIANNLAENMDALDFLNELKKSEIKLNLAVQDYNGNLRSQNIKQIYLNYDFKELENKINKLKEQKRKDFNFTNTNKVLIDYFKLSYNVDFIHEDYYRNQWTIGKPIGQGNIFIKNFWFNIDIGLKIKSTYKDNLKNYDVLKLKEEWDKSNLKTINSLDVPTDVGANYGATNYKLSSDDKSNKEYLEEELNKFAFYKNTNQRLNGAFQIEYELLSDNQTLQLYVIYYNLLFLKKEKIVLKKIKLNFQNTSKFKQKDIASRLRIVPNQFLDLTNIYSRQLVPDQPIRVENDQAISDTYGGTWIYHAPAKITFQTTEREDEELYINGNKVDVLDKNFEYDLNDLRGAKKQKDEDQEKTNQYTIEVVKYDKANANGNNQREIKRYKVVLIINSLGADLQGKWYAWNPEINPEQRELIEPYLKNERGEAILDSRGNKLKNPKYDPLINPKTGTKEEILWVDYTGNNKLPDNTRFLQDPLNSNGDFLNNNRMFGFIASGAVVNKGINITSNIKIDEAQRFRINPYNKSTFTTTGQANVNIINNDKDYFSSSGMWLYTLRDKGNIDTYKLFYINNDNQPYAKFSDVYQNAQVKPFWSTYHGKHLQKFLIDKKLASEDSVKKLSYEQVINYWKLYINSTYRQVIGNERNNPTLNNIKNTLEAGPFVDHFFKDKDSNYTIPINKDKIKEYAKTHTFKEFEKLTPEEKKNMFLNDNPFFKESLDKIDFIVNKNEIKPIIDYKNTGSEHVWNYENGEDTTFVKWKEDVDFESKTNKVAITPKILKGYLNSLFENVASYEEALNDIEDDLLLDFKNKDKVKYNIEKTFDNKLRFTFRVKEEFYKDYYIPRDQSVLYYQNEKIDPNYKSDLINVFANFNLKEINLNGIASVKEAKDFIKEQVVKAMDKRFSIDKDYLINNLDSVANQATANLSILKEPVYFNLNLSANTDKVNQLIGFKTIKIFNSVANNKIPRERDLINYAVNNQSFSSINTLEEITQKIIENLNNDLRVYGINFNDYLTFENSQDILKLITPKKINKINLKIIPLNKLLNGAKTIEVINDNTNINSSPDVDENGKPIIKEIDYKKLAEEKLKQDQEYINSRNFPEEAEDFKNNQIKNEWEIGYVKPKGVEEIFKNLPGLNGGSISIENTNENQTFIQKHPTWFIVIMILTGIIVILLLIAIYQRYIRPPMK; encoded by the coding sequence ATGAAAAAAATAAATAAATTCTTACCATTAATAGTAGCCCCCACTACTATTTTTTCTATTATTGGAGTATCAGCAATTGGAAATTCTGAAAATGGGGTTTATGAAACTACTTTTGATGAAATTATTAGTAGACAAAATAAAGAAAACACATCTTTTGATAAATGGAGTCTAAGTAATCATTTTTATGATGAACGTAATAATATAAATTGAAAAACAATTGCTAAAAATTTATTTGTAGGTACAGACTTTATTTTTAAAGGAGAAAAACATAATAAAACAAATATATTTAAGCCATCAAATTACACTAAATATTATTGAGATCCGTTTGATGCTTGATATCCTTATGGAACATACGAAGAAAGCAGAAACAATATTTTAATAGCTAATAATTTAGCAGAAAACATGGATGCTTTAGATTTTTTAAATGAGCTTAAGAAAAGCGAAATAAAATTAAATTTAGCTGTCCAAGATTATAATGGAAATTTGAGAAGCCAAAACATCAAACAAATATATTTAAATTATGATTTTAAAGAACTTGAAAATAAAATTAATAAGCTTAAAGAACAAAAGAGAAAAGATTTTAACTTTACAAATACTAATAAAGTACTTATTGATTATTTTAAGCTAAGTTATAATGTTGATTTTATACATGAAGATTATTACAGAAATCAATGAACAATAGGGAAACCAATAGGACAAGGTAATATTTTTATCAAAAATTTCTGATTTAACATTGATATTGGATTAAAAATAAAATCTACATACAAAGATAATTTAAAAAATTATGATGTACTAAAATTAAAAGAAGAATGGGATAAATCTAATTTAAAAACAATTAACTCACTTGATGTTCCAACAGATGTTGGAGCTAATTATGGGGCAACTAATTATAAGCTATCTTCTGATGATAAATCAAATAAGGAGTATTTAGAAGAAGAGTTAAATAAATTTGCTTTTTATAAGAATACAAATCAAAGATTAAATGGAGCTTTTCAAATTGAATATGAACTACTATCAGATAATCAAACATTACAATTATATGTGATTTATTACAATTTATTGTTTCTAAAAAAAGAAAAAATAGTTTTGAAGAAAATAAAACTAAATTTTCAAAATACAAGTAAATTTAAGCAAAAAGATATCGCAAGTCGTTTAAGAATTGTTCCTAATCAATTTTTAGATTTAACTAATATATACTCACGTCAATTAGTCCCAGATCAACCAATTCGTGTAGAAAATGATCAAGCAATTTCTGATACATATGGAGGAACTTGAATTTATCATGCTCCAGCTAAAATTACTTTTCAAACTACTGAACGCGAAGATGAAGAGCTATACATCAATGGAAATAAAGTTGATGTTTTAGATAAAAATTTTGAATATGATTTAAATGATCTTCGAGGAGCTAAAAAGCAAAAAGATGAAGACCAAGAGAAAACAAATCAATATACTATTGAAGTAGTTAAATATGATAAAGCAAATGCCAATGGTAACAATCAAAGAGAAATAAAAAGATATAAAGTTGTTTTAATCATTAATTCTCTTGGAGCGGATTTACAAGGGAAATGATATGCTTGAAACCCTGAAATTAACCCTGAGCAAAGAGAATTAATTGAGCCATATTTAAAAAATGAACGTGGAGAAGCTATTTTAGATTCACGTGGAAATAAACTTAAAAATCCTAAATATGATCCATTAATCAATCCTAAAACAGGAACTAAAGAAGAAATTTTATGAGTTGATTATACAGGAAATAATAAACTCCCAGATAATACTAGATTTTTACAAGATCCTTTAAATTCGAATGGAGATTTTTTAAATAATAATAGAATGTTTGGATTTATTGCTAGTGGAGCAGTTGTAAATAAAGGGATTAATATTACTTCAAATATTAAAATTGACGAAGCACAACGCTTTAGAATTAATCCATATAACAAAAGCACTTTTACTACTACTGGACAAGCTAATGTAAATATTATTAATAATGATAAAGATTATTTTAGCAGTAGCGGAATGTGACTTTATACTCTTAGAGATAAAGGGAATATTGATACATATAAACTATTTTATATTAATAATGATAATCAACCATACGCTAAGTTTAGTGATGTTTATCAAAATGCACAAGTGAAACCATTTTGAAGTACATATCACGGAAAGCACTTACAGAAATTTTTAATAGATAAAAAACTTGCAAGCGAAGATTCTGTTAAAAAATTAAGCTATGAGCAAGTTATCAATTATTGAAAATTATATATAAATTCAACTTATCGTCAAGTAATTGGAAATGAGAGAAATAACCCTACTTTAAATAATATTAAAAATACATTAGAAGCTGGACCTTTCGTTGATCATTTTTTTAAAGATAAAGATTCCAACTACACTATACCAATAAATAAAGATAAAATAAAAGAATATGCTAAAACTCATACATTTAAAGAATTTGAAAAACTAACCCCTGAAGAAAAGAAAAACATGTTTTTAAATGATAATCCTTTTTTTAAAGAATCTTTAGATAAAATTGATTTTATAGTTAATAAAAATGAAATCAAACCAATTATTGATTATAAAAATACAGGATCAGAACATGTATGAAATTATGAAAATGGAGAAGATACAACCTTTGTTAAATGAAAAGAAGATGTAGATTTTGAATCTAAAACAAACAAAGTTGCTATTACTCCTAAAATCTTAAAAGGATACTTAAACTCTTTATTTGAAAACGTTGCCTCATATGAAGAAGCTTTAAATGATATTGAAGATGATTTACTGCTTGATTTTAAAAATAAAGATAAGGTTAAATATAACATCGAAAAAACCTTTGATAATAAATTAAGATTTACCTTTAGAGTTAAGGAAGAGTTTTATAAAGATTACTATATACCACGGGACCAATCAGTTTTATATTATCAAAATGAAAAAATAGATCCTAATTATAAAAGTGATTTAATTAATGTGTTTGCAAACTTTAATCTTAAAGAAATTAATTTAAATGGAATAGCAAGTGTCAAAGAAGCTAAAGATTTTATTAAAGAACAAGTTGTTAAAGCTATGGATAAACGCTTTAGTATTGATAAAGATTACTTAATAAATAATTTAGATTCAGTTGCAAATCAAGCAACCGCTAACTTATCAATTTTAAAAGAACCGGTTTATTTTAACTTAAATTTAAGTGCTAATACCGATAAAGTAAATCAATTAATTGGATTTAAAACTATTAAAATTTTCAATAGTGTTGCAAATAATAAAATACCACGTGAAAGAGATTTAATCAATTATGCAGTAAATAATCAATCATTTTCAAGTATCAATACTTTAGAAGAAATAACTCAAAAAATTATCGAAAATCTTAATAACGATTTAAGAGTTTATGGGATAAACTTTAATGATTATTTAACTTTTGAAAACTCACAAGATATTTTGAAACTTATTACTCCTAAGAAAATCAATAAAATAAATTTAAAAATTATTCCTTTAAATAAGCTTTTAAATGGTGCCAAAACCATTGAAGTTATTAATGATAATACTAATATAAATTCGTCCCCTGACGTTGATGAAAACGGGAAACCAATTATTAAAGAAATTGATTATAAAAAGCTTGCAGAAGAGAAATTAAAGCAAGACCAGGAATATATCAATAGTCGAAATTTTCCTGAAGAAGCAGAAGATTTTAAAAATAATCAAATCAAAAATGAATGAGAAATTGGATATGTTAAACCAAAAGGCGTTGAAGAGATTTTTAAAAATCTTCCAGGATTAAATGGTGGATCTATTAGTATTGAAAATACAAATGAAAATCAAACATTCATTCAAAAACATCCAACTTGATTTATTGTAATAATGATTTTAACCGGAATTATTGTAATATTACTATTGATTGCAATTTATCAAAGATATATTCGTCCACCAATGAAATAA
- a CDS encoding Mbov_0398 family ICE element protein codes for MSNVQQAKNTLKKVQQQIQKLKETKNKQKFNRYRFSGRISDQNDALKFEKWREKLYSNNISLNSELTNAIIKYIDDQEFDDTIDVVKERLHDYLRKAVYAGTKSVHNKLNRQFKYLNARLDIIDQKLNALMNILLNKVDIKTVNAENIQSNLYNEFFTFIKTKKMIDTIIIEAEKLDKSEEEQLSSYLNKNYSIMLDKHENNLDLKGMHKNEKNK; via the coding sequence ATGAGTAATGTTCAACAAGCAAAAAATACTCTTAAAAAAGTTCAACAACAAATTCAAAAACTTAAAGAAACAAAAAATAAACAAAAATTTAATCGTTATCGCTTTAGCGGCAGAATTAGCGATCAAAATGATGCACTTAAATTTGAAAAATGAAGAGAAAAATTATATTCCAACAATATTTCTCTTAATTCTGAGTTAACTAATGCTATCATTAAATATATTGATGACCAAGAATTTGATGATACTATTGATGTAGTTAAAGAACGTTTACACGATTATTTAAGGAAAGCAGTTTATGCTGGAACTAAATCAGTTCATAATAAATTAAATCGACAATTCAAATATCTAAATGCAAGATTAGATATTATTGATCAAAAACTTAATGCACTAATGAATATTTTGCTTAATAAAGTCGATATTAAAACAGTTAATGCAGAAAATATTCAATCAAATTTATATAATGAATTTTTTACTTTTATTAAAACTAAAAAAATGATTGATACAATCATTATTGAAGCAGAAAAATTAGATAAAAGTGAAGAAGAACAATTAAGTTCATATTTAAATAAAAATTATTCGATTATGTTGGATAAACACGAAAATAATTTAGATTTGAAAGGAATGCATAAAAATGAAAAAAATAAATAA
- a CDS encoding Mbov_0397 family ICE element conjugal transfer ATPase, with protein sequence MKLQTDKFKKYKLLRVWKNFNIFDAVLLVVILFIAGAIAYYSPVSNLIKIVIFALIVIASGPLFIEIPSKNARGYIVLMWIFFYLVRVKKYKKQNKTMYNTKNLNTLKKLEDNIFEINYLNGLFNLKTKTKAMVIEVFGKDITVNKVEEQEVYLQKLSDAFTAINTKIFIVKIPKFLSMTANEQNLAKVKNNKYFEKIKSEWENDLKTVDNFQNVDKYYIVMINADKDKLKQELYSIQLNLHRAEIESEILTKRKLIDFLNDLYLFGNDLSEENIEEIMKSGDLEKFFTYENITFKDKYFLTNKTYNSVQSIASFPLKLPQNWIAETFNSNSTIIWSLNPLDDKKKDKILNTVETNMAVNAESIFNKMLKRRQQNNQEALENVSEAVASNSEQLFESSLMLWNRAFDLDTLKAQEKQNEINIKKWKGVVNNLRYRQIEAYSALALKNTDMLKEYTEQLSGNIGYGWVFSNQYLNDNNFSLLGFSIFNKNAPVFFDPSIKSAKRINQNMFVLGTSGSGKSTFCKKLLAPRVAINDKVIILDPQGEYKKTMNALGGKTIKLGVAEDLRFNPLQIIKLFNPKQDPSYYTNVDIQLQNEEVLTLNEDFIREWFSLLYPHFEALDIQIIVSSLKKVWEKFGFFNSQSDITKWDNNQYPLMSDLINELKKVNKNDLFFQNTIRILKTLELDFQANGRFNKLYNQYTNIDLNDNLIVFDTSALMNQKIEVKNSSFYLIISFIKGIISETYKKDYRVWLLIDEAHKFIDENSISTLDFIYQVVKEGRKYNCGTIITTQNPQDFTKTEAIKAKGQAILENCQYSVFLKLTPTSVESVNALFEASGGLSETEKNFLVHASVGQGIISLNSSSRIAIDTYYNDIEKELFFESGDLRKYE encoded by the coding sequence ATGAAATTACAAACTGATAAATTTAAAAAATATAAACTTTTAAGAGTTTGAAAAAACTTTAATATTTTTGATGCAGTTCTTCTAGTTGTAATTCTTTTTATTGCTGGTGCAATTGCTTATTATTCTCCAGTTTCAAATTTAATTAAAATTGTTATTTTTGCTTTAATAGTAATTGCTAGTGGTCCTTTGTTTATAGAAATTCCAAGTAAAAATGCACGTGGTTATATTGTTTTGATGTGAATTTTCTTTTATTTAGTAAGAGTTAAAAAATACAAAAAACAAAATAAAACAATGTACAACACAAAAAATTTAAATACATTAAAAAAGCTTGAAGATAATATTTTTGAAATTAATTATTTAAATGGACTTTTTAATTTAAAAACAAAAACAAAAGCAATGGTAATTGAAGTTTTTGGAAAAGATATTACTGTTAATAAAGTAGAAGAACAAGAAGTTTATTTACAAAAACTATCTGATGCTTTTACTGCTATTAATACGAAAATTTTTATTGTAAAAATTCCTAAGTTTCTTTCAATGACTGCAAATGAACAAAATTTAGCAAAGGTTAAAAACAATAAATATTTTGAAAAGATTAAATCTGAATGAGAAAACGATTTAAAAACAGTTGATAATTTTCAAAATGTTGATAAATATTATATTGTTATGATTAATGCTGATAAAGACAAATTAAAACAAGAATTATATTCAATTCAACTTAATTTACATCGAGCAGAAATTGAAAGTGAGATTTTAACTAAAAGAAAATTAATAGATTTTTTGAATGATTTATATTTATTTGGAAACGATCTTAGTGAAGAAAATATTGAAGAAATTATGAAAAGTGGAGATTTAGAAAAATTCTTTACTTATGAAAATATTACTTTTAAGGATAAATATTTTCTTACAAATAAAACATATAATTCAGTTCAAAGTATTGCATCTTTTCCTTTAAAATTGCCTCAAAATTGAATCGCTGAAACATTTAATAGCAATTCAACAATTATATGAAGTTTAAACCCTTTAGACGATAAGAAAAAAGATAAGATTTTAAATACTGTAGAAACTAATATGGCAGTTAATGCAGAAAGTATTTTTAATAAAATGTTAAAAAGAAGACAACAAAATAACCAAGAAGCTTTAGAAAATGTTTCTGAAGCAGTTGCCTCTAATAGTGAGCAACTTTTTGAAAGTTCATTAATGTTATGAAATCGTGCGTTTGATTTAGATACTTTAAAAGCACAAGAAAAACAAAATGAAATTAACATTAAAAAATGAAAAGGAGTTGTTAATAATTTAAGATATCGTCAAATTGAAGCATATTCTGCATTAGCACTTAAAAATACTGATATGCTAAAAGAATACACTGAGCAACTTAGTGGAAACATCGGTTATGGTTGAGTATTTTCAAATCAATATTTAAATGATAATAACTTTTCGTTGCTTGGATTTTCTATTTTTAATAAAAATGCTCCGGTGTTTTTTGATCCGTCAATTAAATCTGCAAAAAGAATTAACCAAAATATGTTTGTTCTTGGAACTAGTGGAAGTGGAAAAAGTACATTTTGTAAGAAATTGCTTGCTCCACGGGTTGCGATTAATGATAAAGTCATCATTTTAGATCCTCAAGGAGAATACAAGAAAACAATGAATGCTTTGGGTGGAAAAACCATTAAATTAGGGGTTGCAGAAGATTTACGTTTTAATCCACTGCAAATTATTAAGTTATTTAATCCAAAGCAAGATCCTTCGTATTACACCAATGTAGATATACAATTACAAAATGAAGAAGTTTTAACATTAAATGAAGACTTCATTAGAGAGTGATTTAGTTTGCTATATCCACACTTTGAAGCACTTGATATTCAAATTATTGTTTCATCTCTTAAAAAAGTCTGAGAAAAATTTGGTTTTTTTAATTCTCAAAGTGATATTACTAAATGAGATAATAATCAATATCCGCTTATGAGTGATTTAATTAATGAACTTAAAAAAGTTAATAAAAATGATTTATTTTTTCAAAATACAATCAGAATTCTTAAGACCTTAGAACTAGATTTTCAAGCAAATGGACGCTTCAATAAGCTTTATAATCAATATACTAATATTGATTTAAATGATAATTTAATTGTCTTTGATACTTCCGCACTAATGAATCAAAAAATCGAAGTAAAAAACAGTTCATTTTACTTGATTATTTCATTTATAAAAGGTATAATATCGGAAACATACAAGAAGGATTATAGGGTTTGATTATTAATTGATGAAGCACATAAATTTATTGATGAAAATTCCATTTCTACTTTAGATTTTATCTATCAAGTAGTTAAAGAAGGTCGTAAATATAATTGCGGAACTATTATCACAACACAAAATCCACAAGATTTTACTAAAACTGAAGCTATTAAAGCTAAAGGTCAAGCAATTTTAGAAAATTGTCAATATTCAGTATTTTTAAAACTTACTCCAACTTCAGTCGAATCGGTAAATGCTCTTTTTGAAGCTAGTGGTGGGCTTAGTGAAACAGAAAAAAATTTTCTTGTACACGCTTCAGTTGGACAAGGAATTATTTCACTTAATTCAAGTTCTCGAATTGCAATTGATACTTACTATAATGATATTGAAAAAGAACTCTTTTTTGAAAGTGGAGACTTAAGAAAATATGAGTAA
- a CDS encoding Mbov_0396 family ICE element transmembrane protein, with product MSFIINTIFAPLLWGLWKVFIVIPYSIIGFMSNIFNKIGVELIIRLLFGDQAFENGVFKVHYIYILMGILAGITLVLVLMISLIKTLFDSKKGNEKQISIYKKIIPVIISIFVFPALTFILLLILFNVQSLLYIVFFGPNAATNFDLGRSVFLSLKPAELDHSYWESVANDNYFAYGLIYNLNSYAITMVVLAVIGITILLQLLVLSISLVTHLLSTVALFFLNPVVSVSRFYDEDKLYNKWKDMYYKKLSIIFSYNFALNMFILVIGFLNNIDFGASSFLTLGIIKLILIGGALGGVQVLIGDISELFGNRESVKSGFRVARDIANGAKRTAFAVAGGIGLAKGATQRFGQLAKGVKNSTVGTDLQKSFLKSELKKGNISKLQYNKQLAEHKNNIKSQKAEDPNYNHRVRTGVGGWIEDTSRSITAKAQTLFAKRADTQYQKGKISKEDRDRRISESVDVIDRAKARDKHKYNLIKGYNQKQNYSEKNHLNNKGNKK from the coding sequence ATGAGCTTCATAATTAATACAATATTTGCTCCACTTTTATGAGGTCTTTGAAAGGTCTTTATTGTAATTCCTTATTCAATTATTGGATTTATGTCTAATATATTTAATAAAATTGGAGTGGAATTAATTATAAGGTTACTTTTTGGAGATCAAGCATTTGAAAATGGAGTTTTTAAAGTTCACTATATTTATATTTTAATGGGAATTTTAGCTGGAATTACATTAGTTTTAGTGTTGATGATTTCACTAATAAAAACTCTTTTCGATAGCAAAAAAGGTAATGAAAAGCAGATTAGTATTTATAAAAAAATTATTCCAGTTATTATTTCTATTTTTGTTTTTCCAGCTTTAACTTTTATTTTATTACTGATTTTATTTAATGTGCAATCACTTTTATATATTGTATTTTTTGGTCCAAATGCAGCTACAAATTTTGATTTAGGAAGAAGTGTCTTTTTATCTCTTAAGCCTGCAGAACTTGATCATTCATATTGAGAATCAGTTGCAAATGATAATTATTTTGCTTATGGACTTATTTATAACTTAAATAGTTATGCAATTACAATGGTTGTTTTAGCAGTAATTGGTATTACCATTTTACTGCAACTACTTGTACTTTCAATTTCACTTGTAACTCATTTATTATCTACAGTAGCATTATTTTTCTTAAATCCAGTTGTTAGTGTTTCAAGGTTTTATGATGAAGATAAGTTGTATAACAAATGAAAAGATATGTATTATAAAAAGCTTTCGATAATCTTTTCATATAATTTTGCACTGAATATGTTTATCTTAGTGATTGGATTTTTAAATAATATTGATTTTGGAGCAAGTAGCTTTTTAACTTTAGGAATTATCAAACTAATTTTAATTGGTGGAGCCTTAGGTGGAGTTCAAGTTTTAATTGGTGATATTAGTGAACTTTTTGGAAACCGTGAATCAGTAAAATCAGGTTTTAGAGTTGCACGTGATATTGCAAACGGAGCAAAACGAACTGCTTTTGCAGTTGCTGGTGGTATCGGACTTGCAAAAGGTGCAACTCAAAGATTTGGACAACTTGCAAAAGGGGTAAAAAACTCTACTGTAGGAACAGATTTGCAAAAATCATTTTTAAAATCAGAACTTAAAAAAGGAAATATTTCAAAACTTCAGTATAACAAACAATTAGCTGAACACAAAAATAATATAAAAAGTCAAAAAGCAGAAGATCCAAATTACAACCACAGAGTAAGAACTGGAGTAGGTGGATGAATTGAAGATACAAGTAGAAGTATAACCGCAAAAGCACAGACATTATTTGCAAAAAGAGCAGATACACAATATCAAAAAGGAAAAATTTCTAAAGAAGACAGAGATAGACGTATTTCAGAATCAGTTGATGTTATTGATAGAGCAAAAGCAAGAGATAAGCACAAATATAATTTAATAAAAGGTTACAATCAAAAACAAAATTACTCAGAAAAAAATCATTTAAATAATAAAGGAAACAAAAAATAA